The DNA window TTCGGCGTTGCGACTCCTCGCAGCGAACGCCAGCCGTGGGCACCTCGGCAGCATCGAGCTCGTCGGCGAGTCCGTCCGCGACGCACGGATCGCCGACGAACAGACGGCGGAGTTCGTCGACCTCGCCCGACGCATCGGTGCGGCCGAGCAGACCGCCACGATCTCCCTCGACCTTTCGCACATCGGATCGGTGGTCTCCGCCGAACTCGGCCTCCGCAACGGCCTGACCCTCGCACAGGCGGCCAGGGACGCCGGCACCTCGATCATGATCTCCGCGGAGGGCTCAGACCGCACCGATCTCGTCCTCTCGATCTTCGAGCAGATCGCCGACCGGTTCCCGGAGACCGGCATCACCCTGCAAGCGAGACTCCACCGCACCCCGGCGGACCTCGAACGCGTACTCACCCGTCCCGGGCCGGTGCGCGTCGTGAAGGGTGCCTTCCTCGAATCGACGGAGGTGGCGCACCCGCGCGACGCCGCACCGATGACGGCGGCGTACATCGCGATGGTGACGCGTCTCGTCCGGGCCGGCCACCGCGTCAACATCGCCACCCACGACCCGCACCTGGTCGCGGCACTCGAGGGAGCACTCGGCGACGAACTGCGGCAGCCGCACGTGGAGTTCGAGATGCTCCAGGGGCTCGGCACGGCGTTGCTCGACGATCTCCGCCGGCGCGGATTCACCACACGCGAGTACCTCGTCTACGGACCCGAGTGGTGGCTCTACGTCCTCAACCGGATCGGCGAACACCCCGAACGCGTCATCGAAGCGATCGCGGACATCGGCGCGATCGCGGCACGCGTCTGAGGCTCACCCGCGCCCGGCTGACGCTCAACCGAGCGGGTCGGACTCCAGACGGTGGAAGTTGCGGTTCTGGTAGACGAGCGCCGGCGCGTCCGTCCCTGGCGGGATGACCTCGAGGACCTCGGCGATGACGAGCATCGAGCTGCCGGCCGGCACGGTCTGGACGATCCGGCAGCGCAGCGCGGCACGGGCACTCGGCAGGTAGGGCTCTCCGGTCGAGAGTCGCTCCCAGTGCTGCTCCGGCGTGAACCGCGGTTCGCCCGTCTTGGCGAACGCCTTCGCGACCTCGAGGTGGTGGTCCGCCAGGAGGTGCACGACGACGGTCCCCGCACTGAGGAGCCCACCGGCGGAACCCGTCGCACGGGTGACGGAGAACGACAGCATCGGCGGGTCGACGGCGACGGACGCCACGGATGACGCCGTCAGACCGACGTCGCCTCGATCGGTTGCGGCACTGATGAGCGCGACGCCGGCCGGGTGGTCGCGGAACGCCGCCTTGAACCCGTCGACGGTCGCGGCGTGGGCGAGGGCGTCGGGATCGGTGGACGGCGTGGTGGGAATGGTCATACTGCAACCGTAGAACCTCAATCGGCCTTGAGGTCAACCCAAGCAGAGGACTCCGAGGATGCCGGTGCCCGATGCACCGCGTCGACTCCTACCCGTGGGGAGTTATGCGGACAACCGCCGAACGGTCTCCCTGATGTACTCGGCGTGCGCGTAGATACTGTCGAGAGTCTCGAGTGGGTGCTTCGTCTCGACCTTGGCGTCATCGAACAACCCGAGGTACTTCTGCTTCTTGCCGTTGAACCAGAGTCGCGCGATGGGCTTGCGGTTGTTGTCGTCGAGCAGGATCGCGAAGTAGGACTTCGCATCGCGGTGCACGATCCGTTCGGGCTTCACTTCACTGCATGCGATGGCCTTCACGATCTGGTATCCCTCGAGTTCTTCGAGGGTCGTCTCGATCTCGGTGTCTCGATCAAGGTCGCTCTCCACCACTCCGGCACTCGCGACGGATTCAGCCGGCGCCTCGACCCCCAGTGGCGCGCTGTAGGACGCCCCGAGGGCGGTCTTCAGCCGATCGTTCACCTGTTCGTTGAGGAACTGCTTGGACGCTTTCGCGACGAGCGTCGTGAACTGGGTGCGAGCGTCCTGCGTGAAACGACCGTCATAGACCCGCGAGGTGAACAGACGGACGAAGTCCTCCTCGGGCTCGCGGAACTGCGCTGCGATCGACCGCTTGAGCGCGCCGACGTACTTCAACTCCTCAGCTGCGCTGATGACCGAGTCGAGATCGAAGATCTCTTTCGTCAGCTTCTGCAGCTCGGGCAGAAGCGTCTCGTCGATGTCCGCGAGATCGAGGACGAGGAACGGGCGATCGTCCATCTTGTTCGGAGAGTCGAGGTCGGTGTAGAAGTTGTACACCTCACCGTTGGTGAGCACCGCGATTCGTGCATTGGTCACGGAGAAGTATCGGAACAGCTGCGAGGCGTGCTCGATCTTCAGCGGTTCGGTGGACTTCTTGCATTCGATGAGGATCTGCACCTCGCCGTCACGCATGATCGCGTAGTCGACTTTCTCCCCTCGCTTGACCCCGACGTCGGCGGTGAATTCCGGGACGACCTCCATGGGGTTGAACACGTCATAGCCGAGGATGGTCGAAATGAACGGCATGACGAACGCGTTCTTCGTCGCTTCTTCTGTCTGAATGGCAGCCCGCTGATTGCGGACCTTCGTGGCCAACGCGGCGAGGCGCTCTTCGAACTCCATTGTTCCTCCTGGGTCAGGATCACCATAGTTGGTGCACCGACTCGATCCACGGAACTCGACGCGTCGCGCCGTCCAGCTACTCGAACATCTCCGCCAGGAGCTCATGCGGGTCCCAGTCGACCCGATGCTGCGACAGCCCCTCGGGCCAGAAGGTGACCCCGTCGTCGTCCCAGCAGGGCACGACATGCAGGTGGTAGTGCGGGACGCTCTGCCCGGCATCGACACCGGACGCACTCAACACGACGACCCCGGTCGCCCCGAGCGCCGCCCGCATCGCCCGACCCACCCGCTGGGCCAGGGCGGTCGTCGCCTGCAACGCCCGCGGATCCGCGTCGAGCAGACCGACACTGTGCGCCCGCGGCACCACGAGCGTGTGCCCCGGCGCGAGCGCCGACTCGGGCAACGGTCGGAAGGCGACCGCCTCGTCCTCGCGCTCCACCCAGACGACGCCGGCGGGCTCGTCACGCATCAGCTGACAGAAGGTGCAGGTGTCGGACATCACCCCATTGTCGCGGACGTGACCCGACGGTCGGGTCGCCCAGCCTGACCGCTGCGCCCCTCAGGACACGCGGTCGCGCGCGCGCCGGATCAGCCGCGGGCCGACGATCCACACCAGCCCGACGACGACGACCACTGCACCACCAGCCCCGAGCCGACCAAGCCGCCCCGGGGTCGCCGCAGCGTCACCGCGCGGTGGCGTCCGAACCGCTCTTGCGACGACGGACCAGGCGCGTGATCGCGTACAGGACCACACCCACCGCGACGATGATGCCGCCGCGCAACCACACCTCAGCGCTCTGCTGCGTGAGCAGGATGAGGCACGACAGCACCGCGAGCACCGGCAGGACCGTCCAAGCACGGAAGTGCGTGTGCTCGACCCGCTCGCGACGCAACACGAGCACCGCGATGTTCGTGCTGAGGAACACGATGAGCAGCAGGAGGACGACCGTCTCGGCGAGGGTGGCGATGCTGCCGGTCGCGGTGAGGACCATCGCGACACCCGTGGTGACGAGGATCGCGACCCACGGCGTCCCACGCTTCGGCAGCACCTTCGTGAACACGCTCGGAAGCAGCCCCTGCGAACCCATGCCGTAGGCGAGCCGGCTCGACATGATCATCGTGAGCAGCGCGCCGTTCGCGACGGCCACCAGGGCGATGAGGCTGAACAGCCATGCCGGGATGCCGACGCCGGTCGCCTGGATGACCGTCAGCAGCGGACCGGTCGATTCGCCGAGCTCGTCGGAGGGCACGGCGATCGAGGCCGCGGTGCCCACGAGCACGTAGAGGACACCGGCCGTCGCGAGCGCACCGAACAGCGCCTTCGGGTAGACGCGCGACGGATCCTTGACCTCTTCGATGACGTTCGCACTCGTCTCGAAGCCAACGAAGGAGTAGTACGCGAGCAGGGCCGCACCGAACACCGCGATGACGGGACTCCCGCCCTCGGCGAACTGCGTCGCGCGCCCGAGGTCGCCCTTGCCGCCGCCCAGCATGATCGCGACGGCGACCACCACGAGGACGAGCCCCGTGGTCTCGATCATCGTCATGACGAGGTTCGCCCGGACGGACTCCTTGATGCCGCGGGCGTTGATCAGCGCGATCACGATGAGGAACAGCACGGCGCCGAGGACCGGGGGCAGGTCGATGAAGGTCGCGAGGTAGTCGCCCGCGAACGCCAACGCCAACCCGGAGGCGCTCACGACACCCGCCGCGAGCATGCAGTAGCCGACGAGGAACGAGACCATCGGCCGCTTGTAGGCCCGCTCCGCGAAGACGGCCGAGCCGCCCGCCTTCGGATACTTCGTGACGAGCTCGGCATACGACGCGGCCGTGAGCAGCGCGAGCAGGAGGGCGACGATCATCGGCACCCAGGTGACCCCGCCGACCTCGCCCGCGATCTGCCCGATGAGCGCGTAGATCCCGGCCCCCAGGACGTCGCCGAGGATGAACAGGTAGAGCATCTTCCCGGAGATGTCGCGTTTGAGCGTGGAAGGAGGATCAGCCCTGGTGGTGTCGGTCGAGGTCATCCGCGCAACGGTACGGCAGCCGTAGAACCCCGTCCCGCGCTTGCTATCCCGTCGCGGTTGTGCGTCGGCGTCGGCGTCAGACGGACGTCACTGACGGGCGAGCCTGCGTGCCACCGCGATCACCGGTACAGCGACCACGGCGACTGACACCACCCGCGCGAACACCGACCGCTTCGGGAACTCGGCGCGCTTCCGATCGTCGGCCGTCGGTTCAGCCGCCTCCACGAGGTGCGTCCCGCCGGCGCCGCCCTCCGCGAGGTGCGCGAGCCGACGCAGGGTCTCGATGTTGCGGAGGTGCAGGCCGATGTCGAGCAGCCACACGGGGATCAGGGCGCCCGGCCCGGCGACGGCCTGTTCGTGGAGGTGGACGACGCAACCGCGCTCGTGCGGTTCCACCTCGACCGCGACGCGCGCCTCGCCGAGCGGCCAGCCCTTCGGCTGGATGACGAAGGCGTGCGGCGGGTCCCACTGCAACACGGTCGTCTCGTCGTTCAGCACGGCCGGCCAGACGCCGAAGGAGTGGTGCAGCTTCCCGCCGACGTGCGGCCAACGGTCGCCGACGTCGCGCATGCGTGACGCCCCCACCACCCAGGCTGGGAAGAGCCACCCGTCGGCGAGGACGGCGAAGACACGGTCGGGCGGGCAATCGAGGATGCGGCTGGTGTGGGACACGATGGTGTTCCTTTCGCTGAAGCAGGGACGAGGTCAGCAGGTCGTCGGCGCTCAATCCGGGGCGAGCGAGGGCATGCGGTCGCGTCCGAAGACGGAGCGGAGCGCACTGCGGGCCGCGTGCCACCCCGCGAGCCCATGGACGCCTGGGCCGGGCGGGGTCGAGGACGAGCAGAGGAATATGCCTGGGGTCGGCGTCCGCCATGGGTCGTTCGACAGCACCGGTCTCGCGACGAGCTGGGCGAAACTCGCGGCACCGGCCGCGATGTCGCCGAGCACGTAGTTCGGGTTGTACCGCGCCATGTCGCGGGCGGTCATCGACGCGGAGGTCAGGATCACGTCGCGGAAGCCCGGGGCGAACCGTTCGATCTGCCGGGTGATCGCCTCGGTCTGATCGAGCGCGGAGCCACTCGGCACGTGCGTGTACGCCCAGAGGACCTGCGCGTCACCCGGCGCACGCCCGGGGTCGCCGACGGCGGGCTGCGAGAGGAGGACGTAGGGCGACTCGCTGTGCCGACCGCGCGCGACGTCCCGCTCGGCCGCCGCGATCTCGGGTCGACTGCCGCCCAGGTGGAGGGTCCCCGCCTTCGCGAGTTCGGGGTTCGTCCACGGCACCGGACCGGACAACGCGAAGTCGACCTTCGCGACGCCGTCGCCGTAGCGGAAGCGGGAGAGACGCCGGAGGTAGGTGTCGGGAAGGCGGCTCCCCGCGATCTCGGCGAGCGCCTTCGGCGTCGTGTCGAACAGCACGGCGCGTGCTGTGGGGAGCTCGTCGATGGAGCGCACCTCGGTACCCGTGACGATCTCGCCGCCGTGGGCGAGGAGGTCCGCGGCGAGGGCGTCGACGATCGCCTGGCTGCCGCCGATGGGGATGGGCCAGCCGCGGGCGTGGGCGTAGGCCCCGAGGGACAGGGCTGCCGCCGAGGTGGCGAGGCTCGGCATCGGCCGGATCGAGTGCGCGGCCACACCGCTGAGCATCGCCGGGGCGGTGTCCTCGCGGAACCGGAGGTTCCAGGCGGGGCTCCCCTGTTCGAGCGCGCGCAGGCCGAACCTGGCGACCGTGACCGGGTGGCGGGGCACCTGGAGCAGCTTGCCGCCGGTGAACTGCGACACCCGGTCGGCGTCCGCGGCGAGCGGCCCCATGAGTGCGCGCCAGGCTGCGCCGTCACGGCCGAGCGCGTCGGCGGTGCGGTCGATGTCGCGGTAGGCGATGCCGGCGCGGCCGTCGTCGAGGGGGTGTGCGTAGGAGATCTCCGGCACCACGAGCTCGATCCGACGTTCGAGCTTGAAGGAGCGGAAGAACCCGGAGGCCAGCGCCATCGGGTGGACCGCCGAGCAGATGTCGTGATGGAAGCCCGGGAGGGTGAGTTCCGCGGTCCTGGCGCCACCACCGATGGTGTCGCCCCGCTCCACCACCTGCACGTGCAGGCCTGCCCGGGCGAGGGTCACCGCGGCGGCGAGCCCGTTCGGGCCGGCGCCGACGACGACCGCGTCGAACTCCTCCGTCGACCTGCGCATCCCTGCCCCCACGGCGGTCAGCGGCGCTTCGCCGCGCCGGTCACGAGGGCGACGCCCGCTGCGACGACGCCCAACGCGGTCGCGTACACGGCGGGACGGTGTCGGATCGCCCACGTCTGTGGACTCCACGAGTGCGCCTTGTCGCTGAACACCCCGCGAGCACCGTGATCGCCGGGGGCCGGCGTGTACACGTTGTCGGGCATGCGCGGGTCGTCCTTGTCGGGGGCGAGCTGCCCCGAGTAGCCCGTCCTGGCGAGGAACCAGTCGAGGAACGAACCGGCGAAGCGGTCGCCGAGGATGGTTCCG is part of the Plantibacter sp. Leaf314 genome and encodes:
- a CDS encoding SRPBCC family protein, with the protein product MSHTSRILDCPPDRVFAVLADGWLFPAWVVGASRMRDVGDRWPHVGGKLHHSFGVWPAVLNDETTVLQWDPPHAFVIQPKGWPLGEARVAVEVEPHERGCVVHLHEQAVAGPGALIPVWLLDIGLHLRNIETLRRLAHLAEGGAGGTHLVEAAEPTADDRKRAEFPKRSVFARVVSVAVVAVPVIAVARRLARQ
- a CDS encoding type I restriction endonuclease, whose product is MEFEERLAALATKVRNQRAAIQTEEATKNAFVMPFISTILGYDVFNPMEVVPEFTADVGVKRGEKVDYAIMRDGEVQILIECKKSTEPLKIEHASQLFRYFSVTNARIAVLTNGEVYNFYTDLDSPNKMDDRPFLVLDLADIDETLLPELQKLTKEIFDLDSVISAAEELKYVGALKRSIAAQFREPEEDFVRLFTSRVYDGRFTQDARTQFTTLVAKASKQFLNEQVNDRLKTALGASYSAPLGVEAPAESVASAGVVESDLDRDTEIETTLEELEGYQIVKAIACSEVKPERIVHRDAKSYFAILLDDNNRKPIARLWFNGKKQKYLGLFDDAKVETKHPLETLDSIYAHAEYIRETVRRLSA
- a CDS encoding flavin reductase family protein, which produces MTIPTTPSTDPDALAHAATVDGFKAAFRDHPAGVALISAATDRGDVGLTASSVASVAVDPPMLSFSVTRATGSAGGLLSAGTVVVHLLADHHLEVAKAFAKTGEPRFTPEQHWERLSTGEPYLPSARAALRCRIVQTVPAGSSMLVIAEVLEVIPPGTDAPALVYQNRNFHRLESDPLG
- a CDS encoding proline dehydrogenase family protein, with product MLMNDETLSRAADTLRAWALDEDLKARVLAHPEAAAIARRVAVRYIAGDDAASALRLLAANASRGHLGSIELVGESVRDARIADEQTAEFVDLARRIGAAEQTATISLDLSHIGSVVSAELGLRNGLTLAQAARDAGTSIMISAEGSDRTDLVLSIFEQIADRFPETGITLQARLHRTPADLERVLTRPGPVRVVKGAFLESTEVAHPRDAAPMTAAYIAMVTRLVRAGHRVNIATHDPHLVAALEGALGDELRQPHVEFEMLQGLGTALLDDLRRRGFTTREYLVYGPEWWLYVLNRIGEHPERVIEAIADIGAIAARV
- a CDS encoding HIT family protein; its protein translation is MSDTCTFCQLMRDEPAGVVWVEREDEAVAFRPLPESALAPGHTLVVPRAHSVGLLDADPRALQATTALAQRVGRAMRAALGATGVVVLSASGVDAGQSVPHYHLHVVPCWDDDGVTFWPEGLSQHRVDWDPHELLAEMFE
- a CDS encoding APC family permease, whose amino-acid sequence is MTSTDTTRADPPSTLKRDISGKMLYLFILGDVLGAGIYALIGQIAGEVGGVTWVPMIVALLLALLTAASYAELVTKYPKAGGSAVFAERAYKRPMVSFLVGYCMLAAGVVSASGLALAFAGDYLATFIDLPPVLGAVLFLIVIALINARGIKESVRANLVMTMIETTGLVLVVVAVAIMLGGGKGDLGRATQFAEGGSPVIAVFGAALLAYYSFVGFETSANVIEEVKDPSRVYPKALFGALATAGVLYVLVGTAASIAVPSDELGESTGPLLTVIQATGVGIPAWLFSLIALVAVANGALLTMIMSSRLAYGMGSQGLLPSVFTKVLPKRGTPWVAILVTTGVAMVLTATGSIATLAETVVLLLLIVFLSTNIAVLVLRRERVEHTHFRAWTVLPVLAVLSCLILLTQQSAEVWLRGGIIVAVGVVLYAITRLVRRRKSGSDATAR
- a CDS encoding NAD(P)/FAD-dependent oxidoreductase, with amino-acid sequence MRRSTEEFDAVVVGAGPNGLAAAVTLARAGLHVQVVERGDTIGGGARTAELTLPGFHHDICSAVHPMALASGFFRSFKLERRIELVVPEISYAHPLDDGRAGIAYRDIDRTADALGRDGAAWRALMGPLAADADRVSQFTGGKLLQVPRHPVTVARFGLRALEQGSPAWNLRFREDTAPAMLSGVAAHSIRPMPSLATSAAALSLGAYAHARGWPIPIGGSQAIVDALAADLLAHGGEIVTGTEVRSIDELPTARAVLFDTTPKALAEIAGSRLPDTYLRRLSRFRYGDGVAKVDFALSGPVPWTNPELAKAGTLHLGGSRPEIAAAERDVARGRHSESPYVLLSQPAVGDPGRAPGDAQVLWAYTHVPSGSALDQTEAITRQIERFAPGFRDVILTSASMTARDMARYNPNYVLGDIAAGAASFAQLVARPVLSNDPWRTPTPGIFLCSSSTPPGPGVHGLAGWHAARSALRSVFGRDRMPSLAPD